In Candidatus Methanomethylicota archaeon, one DNA window encodes the following:
- a CDS encoding THUMP domain-containing protein codes for MLTCPPGLEDIVELELKEKFGFVNVVLKPFNIQGRVLVDMQSSNINDLLNMKSIHHVRRYISAFTVSSSKDGLKEIYDGVYSLDLSEFLPKTASFRVTSERMGVHEYTSIDVQRVAGQAIVDKYRNRVDLENFDVEVIVDVIHDKCVVCISISRESLHKRHYRVFDHPAALRPTIAYGMVRLSNPLEGNVFVDPMVGGGTILIEAALYMGSKLKLYGFDINERFLEGAKANAEAAGVLSLINLSKGDCTKLSNYISNVDRIVTNPPYGIRMEPRIGIRKLYFMFASEAYKCMNSGGRLVVITLKEGVMRKALLNANFSIVHERYTLHGDLRAKIFVAEK; via the coding sequence ATGTTGACTTGTCCGCCAGGTTTGGAGGATATTGTGGAGCTTGAGTTGAAAGAGAAGTTTGGTTTTGTTAATGTTGTTTTGAAACCATTCAACATTCAAGGTAGGGTTTTGGTGGATATGCAGAGTTCGAATATTAATGATCTTCTAAATATGAAATCCATCCATCATGTTAGGAGATATATTTCAGCATTTACAGTTTCCAGTTCTAAGGATGGTTTGAAGGAGATTTATGATGGCGTTTACTCATTGGATTTGAGTGAGTTTTTACCTAAAACTGCCAGTTTTAGGGTTACTAGTGAGAGGATGGGGGTTCATGAGTATACTTCCATAGATGTTCAGAGGGTTGCTGGTCAAGCTATAGTGGATAAGTATAGGAATAGGGTTGATTTGGAGAATTTCGATGTGGAGGTTATTGTTGATGTTATTCATGATAAATGTGTTGTATGTATTTCCATTAGTAGGGAGTCTCTCCATAAACGTCACTATAGAGTTTTTGATCATCCTGCAGCTTTAAGACCTACTATTGCTTATGGTATGGTTAGACTTTCAAATCCATTGGAAGGTAATGTTTTTGTTGACCCAATGGTTGGTGGTGGAACTATACTTATTGAAGCTGCATTGTATATGGGCTCTAAACTTAAACTTTATGGGTTCGATATCAATGAGCGCTTCCTTGAGGGGGCTAAGGCTAATGCTGAAGCTGCCGGTGTTCTCAGTCTCATAAATCTTTCTAAGGGGGATTGCACTAAGCTATCCAATTATATTAGTAATGTTGATAGGATTGTGACTAATCCGCCATATGGTATTAGGATGGAGCCTAGAATTGGTATTAGGAAATTGTATTTCATGTTTGCATCTGAAGCTTATAAGTGTATGAATAGTGGTGGTAGGCTTGTGGTTATAACTTTGAAGGAGGGGGTTATGCGTAAAGCTCTATTGAACGCCAATTTCAGTATTGTCCATGAAAGGTATACGTTGCATGGAGATTTGAGGGCGAAAATTTTTGTGGCTGAAAAATGA